In one window of Erythrolamprus reginae isolate rEryReg1 chromosome 1, rEryReg1.hap1, whole genome shotgun sequence DNA:
- the LOC139156213 gene encoding high mobility group nucleosome-binding domain-containing protein 5-like, with translation MAGYGGGSMPPGSCKETLFKRVGIGEKEQGEEEEDKEEDEKVDEDKDEDEEDKDKEDEDEDEKKEEEDKDEDEEEKDKEDEDEDKHEEKEEEDKDEEDRDDDEEEEEHEEGEENKDKEDEDDDKEDEVDEEEEEDKDDKEEEDKDEKEEEDEEEVDEEEDKDKDKDKEDKEDEKDKDDKEDKEDEEDEKDKDDKEDKEDEEDEKDKDDKEDEEDEDRRTGGRGEGGGGDKDEEDKDDEEDEKEKDEKEEKEEEDKEDEEDEEDKDKEGEKEEKNKDEEDKDDNEEEEEKEEVDEEKDKNKDEDEKDKHKEEEDKKDEDYCVLSSLGLVAFLQMFQDPTR, from the exons ATGGCTGGCTATGGAGGAGGATCGATGCCACCTGGAAGCTGCAAAGAAACACTGTTT AAAAGAGTGGGGATTGGGGAGAAAGagcaaggggaggaggaggaggacaaggaggaggacgAGAAGGTGGACGAGGACAAGGATGAAGAtgaggaggacaaggacaaggaggATGAGGACGAGgatgagaagaaggaggaggaggacaaggatgAGGACGAGGAGGAAAAGGACaaggaggatgaggatgaggataagcatgaggagaaggaggaggaggacaaggatgAGGAGGATAgggatgatgatgaggaggaggaggagcatgaGGAGGGTGAGGAGAacaaagacaaggaggatgaggACGATGACAAGGAGGATGAagtggacgaggaggaggaggaagataaggatgacaaggaggaggaggacaaggacgagaaagaggaggaggacgaggaggaggtggatgaggaggaggacaaagacaaagacaaggacaaggaagacaaggaggatgagAAGGACAAAGACGACAAGGAGGacaaggaggacgaggaggatgaGAAGGACAAAGACGACAAGGAGGacaaggaggacgaggaggatgaGAAGGACAAAGATGacaaggaggacgaggaggatgaGGACAGGAGGACAGGAGgacgaggagaaggaggaggaggag acaaggaCGAGGAGGACAAGGATGAcgaggaggatgagaaggaaaaagacgagaaggaggagaaggaggaggaagacaaggaggatgaggaggatgaggaggacaaggacaaggagggggagaaggaggagaagaacaaggACGAGGAAGACAAGGACgacaatgaggaggaggaggagaaggaggaggtggacgAGGAGAAGGACAAGAACAAAGATGAGGATGAGAAGGACAaacacaaggaggaggaggacaagaaggACGAGGACTATTGTGTCCTTAGTTCTCTTGGactggttgctttcttgcagatgtttcaagaCCCCACTAGGTAA